A DNA window from Comamonas sp. 26 contains the following coding sequences:
- the mdlC gene encoding benzoylformate decarboxylase, whose protein sequence is MLRELGMTRIFGNPGSTELPLFRDYPEDFSYELGLQEAVVVGMADGYAQATRNASFVNLHSAAGVGHAMANIFTAFKNRTPMVITAGQQTRSLLQFDPFLHSRDAAELPKPYVKWSCEPARAEDVPQALARAYYIAMQEPRGPVFVSIPADDWDKPCEPITLRSIGFETRPNPQTLAAIGHALDAAKTPAFVVGAAVDRAGAWDAVVALAERHQARVFVAPMSGRCSFPEDHPLFAGFLPAMRERIVDLLGPYDKIFALGAAAFTYHVEGEGPFIPVGSELFQLIEDPAIAAWAPVGTAAVGNIKLGIEELLSRPQLAQRPAPARKPTPPVPAAPAAGERMSVAFAMHTLASVRDPHSIIVEEAPSSRSTIQTYLPIFHSETFFTMCSGGLGHSMPAAVGIALAKPEKKVIAVIGDGSAMYAIQALWSAANLRLPITFVILKNRRYAALQDFSKVFGYRDGEKVEGTELPDLDFVALAKGHGCDGIHVEDASQLSRVLAETIAHPRPIVVEVEVA, encoded by the coding sequence ATGCTGCGCGAGCTGGGCATGACGCGCATCTTCGGCAACCCCGGCTCGACCGAGCTGCCGCTGTTTCGTGACTACCCCGAAGACTTCTCGTACGAGCTGGGCCTGCAGGAAGCCGTCGTTGTCGGCATGGCCGACGGTTATGCACAGGCCACACGCAATGCCAGTTTTGTCAACCTGCACTCGGCCGCTGGCGTGGGCCACGCCATGGCCAATATCTTCACGGCCTTCAAGAACCGCACGCCCATGGTCATCACGGCCGGCCAGCAAACGCGCTCTTTGCTGCAGTTCGACCCGTTTTTGCATTCGCGCGACGCTGCAGAGCTGCCCAAGCCCTATGTCAAATGGAGCTGCGAGCCCGCCCGCGCCGAAGATGTACCCCAGGCACTGGCCCGCGCCTACTACATCGCCATGCAGGAGCCACGCGGCCCTGTGTTTGTCTCCATTCCTGCGGATGACTGGGACAAGCCCTGCGAGCCCATCACGCTGCGCAGCATTGGCTTTGAAACCCGCCCCAACCCGCAAACGTTGGCTGCCATAGGCCATGCACTTGATGCCGCCAAGACACCGGCTTTTGTCGTGGGCGCTGCCGTAGACCGCGCTGGCGCGTGGGATGCCGTCGTGGCACTGGCCGAGCGCCATCAGGCCCGTGTGTTTGTAGCGCCCATGAGCGGCCGCTGCAGTTTCCCCGAAGATCACCCGCTGTTTGCCGGATTTCTGCCCGCCATGCGCGAGCGCATCGTGGACCTGCTGGGCCCCTATGACAAAATTTTCGCCCTTGGCGCTGCCGCCTTCACCTACCACGTGGAAGGCGAGGGTCCATTCATCCCCGTTGGCTCCGAGCTGTTCCAGCTGATTGAAGACCCGGCCATCGCGGCCTGGGCACCCGTGGGCACGGCTGCCGTGGGCAATATCAAGCTGGGCATCGAAGAATTGCTGAGTCGCCCGCAACTGGCGCAGCGCCCAGCGCCAGCGCGCAAGCCCACACCGCCCGTGCCTGCTGCACCCGCTGCGGGTGAGCGCATGTCGGTCGCGTTTGCCATGCACACACTGGCCAGCGTGCGCGACCCACACAGCATCATCGTGGAAGAGGCCCCCAGCTCACGCTCCACGATTCAGACCTATCTGCCCATCTTTCACAGCGAGACCTTTTTCACCATGTGCAGCGGTGGGCTAGGCCACAGCATGCCTGCGGCTGTCGGCATCGCTCTGGCCAAACCCGAGAAAAAAGTGATTGCCGTGATTGGCGACGGCTCCGCCATGTATGCGATTCAGGCACTGTGGTCGGCAGCCAATCTGCGCCTGCCCATCACCTTTGTGATTCTCAAGAACCGCCGCTACGCCGCACTGCAAGACTTCTCCAAAGTCTTTGGCTACCGCGACGGTGAAAAGGTAGAAGGCACGGAGCTGCCCGATCTCGACTTCGTTGCTCTCGCCAAGGGCCACGGCTGTGATGGCATCCATGTGGAAGACGCCAGTCAGCTCAGCCGAGTCCTGGCGGAAACGATTGCCCACCCTCGCCCCATCGTGGTTGAGGTCGAGGTGGCCTGA
- a CDS encoding LysR family transcriptional regulator: protein MDISGLDLNLLRVFDAVFRHGSVSRAALEVGLSQPAASQAVTRLRQLLGDPLFERMHGGVRPTPRAERLARAVRSALATLEVALAEAHTFDPLEASQCFRIHLSDIGEARFLPPLIQALREKAPNVKLETLPMPMGEIADALDRGSLDIAIGFLPGVTGTKQQVLLSDHYAVLLRQAHPVLKGLKNKRLGPEHLQGLDYVAVRSHSETLRILRTLELQNQIRLSAAHFMAVPSIVRQSDLAVIMPAEIADTFEQMGGYAVLQADLPESAFDVSLHWSWRFEREPANQWLRALVSEVFQLHT from the coding sequence ATGGATATATCGGGTCTGGATCTGAATTTGTTGCGCGTCTTTGATGCGGTGTTCAGGCACGGCAGTGTCAGTCGTGCGGCACTGGAGGTGGGGTTATCGCAGCCTGCAGCCAGTCAGGCTGTGACGCGGCTGCGCCAGTTACTCGGTGACCCTCTGTTTGAGCGCATGCATGGCGGAGTGCGCCCCACGCCGCGCGCCGAGAGGCTGGCCCGAGCGGTGCGTTCGGCCCTGGCTACACTGGAGGTGGCGCTGGCCGAGGCGCATACCTTTGATCCCTTGGAGGCGAGTCAGTGCTTTCGCATTCATCTCAGCGATATTGGCGAGGCCCGTTTTTTGCCACCGCTGATACAGGCCTTGCGAGAGAAAGCGCCGAACGTGAAGCTGGAGACGCTGCCCATGCCCATGGGGGAGATTGCCGATGCGCTGGACCGTGGCTCACTGGACATTGCCATCGGTTTTTTGCCCGGTGTAACGGGCACCAAGCAGCAGGTCTTGCTTTCGGACCACTATGCCGTGCTGCTGCGGCAGGCACACCCTGTGCTCAAGGGTTTGAAGAACAAGCGGCTTGGCCCTGAGCATTTGCAGGGCCTGGACTATGTGGCGGTGCGTTCGCACTCAGAGACTTTGCGCATTTTGCGCACGCTGGAGTTGCAGAACCAGATACGCCTCTCGGCGGCGCACTTCATGGCCGTGCCTTCCATCGTGCGCCAGAGTGATCTGGCCGTCATCATGCCGGCCGAGATTGCGGACACGTTTGAGCAAATGGGCGGCTATGCGGTGCTGCAGGCCGATCTGCCCGAAAGCGCGTTTGATGTCTCCCTGCACTGGAGCTGGCGCTTTGAGCGCGAACCCGCCAACCAGTGGTTGCGTGCGCTGGTCAGCGAGGTGTTTCAGCTGCACACATAA
- a CDS encoding MFS transporter, with translation MGSAVGYAMDGFDLLILGFMLSAISADLNLTPGQAGSLVTWTLIGAVFGGIFFGILSDKYGRIRVLTWTIVLFAVFTGLCAFAQGYWDLLIYRTIAGIGLGGEFGIGMALAAEAWPARHRARVSSYVALGWQLGVLGAAVLTPLLLPSIGWRGMFLVGVIPAVVAWVIRNKLHEPEVFTARDPKDQPSAMQCLKLLMKDKATTKVSLGVIVLTSVQNFGYYGIMIWMPSFLSKQMGFSLTKSSMWTAATIIGMSVGIWVFGQMADRIGRKPTFLIFQVGSVISVLTYSQLSDPTAMLWVGAIMGLFVNGMMGGYGAVISEAYPTEARATAQNVLFNIGRAVGGFGPVVIGALAMAYSFQVAIALLAAIYVLDMLATAFLIPELKGKELQ, from the coding sequence ATGGGCTCAGCCGTCGGCTACGCCATGGACGGCTTTGATCTGTTGATTCTGGGCTTCATGCTTTCGGCTATTTCAGCCGACCTTAACCTCACTCCCGGTCAAGCTGGCTCGCTGGTGACATGGACGCTGATCGGCGCTGTCTTCGGCGGCATCTTTTTCGGCATTCTCAGCGACAAGTACGGCCGCATCCGCGTGCTGACCTGGACGATTGTGCTGTTCGCGGTCTTTACCGGCCTGTGCGCTTTTGCGCAGGGCTACTGGGACCTGCTGATCTACCGCACCATTGCCGGCATTGGTCTGGGCGGCGAGTTCGGCATTGGCATGGCGTTGGCCGCTGAAGCCTGGCCTGCCCGCCACCGTGCCCGCGTATCGTCCTATGTGGCACTGGGCTGGCAACTGGGTGTGCTCGGCGCCGCCGTGCTGACCCCGCTGCTGCTGCCTTCCATCGGCTGGCGCGGCATGTTTCTGGTGGGTGTGATTCCTGCGGTCGTGGCCTGGGTCATCCGCAACAAGCTGCATGAGCCCGAAGTGTTTACGGCGCGCGACCCCAAAGACCAGCCCTCAGCCATGCAATGCCTGAAACTGCTGATGAAGGACAAGGCCACAACCAAAGTCAGCCTGGGCGTGATCGTGCTGACTTCGGTTCAAAACTTCGGCTATTACGGCATCATGATCTGGATGCCCAGCTTCCTGTCCAAGCAAATGGGCTTCAGCCTGACCAAGTCCTCCATGTGGACGGCCGCCACCATCATCGGCATGTCCGTCGGTATCTGGGTCTTTGGCCAGATGGCCGACCGCATTGGCCGCAAGCCCACCTTCCTGATCTTCCAGGTCGGCTCAGTCATCTCGGTACTGACCTATTCCCAGCTCAGCGACCCCACCGCCATGCTGTGGGTGGGTGCCATCATGGGCTTGTTCGTCAACGGCATGATGGGCGGCTACGGCGCCGTCATCAGCGAGGCTTACCCCACCGAAGCCCGTGCCACGGCGCAGAACGTGCTGTTCAACATCGGCCGCGCGGTCGGCGGCTTTGGCCCGGTGGTGATTGGCGCTCTGGCCATGGCCTATTCCTTCCAGGTCGCCATCGCCCTGCTGGCCGCCATCTATGTGCTGGACATGCTGGCCACGGCTTTCCTGATTCCTGAACTCAAGGGCAAAGAACTGCAATAA
- a CDS encoding enoyl-CoA hydratase, translated as MAYETIEVRVEAEKVGIITLNRPKQLNALNDQLMDELGDALKKFDADKSIGCMIITGSERAFAAGADIGAMAKYNFADTYGGDYITRNWETIRSIRKPVIAAVSGFALGGGCELAMMCDFIIAADTAKFGQPEIKLGVIPGAGGTQRLPRAVGKSKAMDMVLTSRMMDAHEAERAGLVSRVVPYAQMMEETLGAAIIISGFSQLAVMAAKESVNRAFEGSLNDGVMFERRLFQALFATQDQKEGMDAFMNKRPANFTHQ; from the coding sequence TTGGCCTACGAAACCATCGAAGTCCGCGTCGAAGCGGAAAAAGTCGGCATCATCACCCTGAACCGCCCCAAACAGCTCAACGCACTGAACGATCAGCTCATGGATGAGCTGGGCGATGCGCTCAAGAAGTTTGATGCCGACAAAAGCATTGGCTGCATGATCATCACCGGCAGCGAGCGTGCCTTTGCCGCCGGTGCCGACATCGGTGCCATGGCCAAGTACAACTTTGCCGACACCTACGGCGGCGACTACATCACCCGCAACTGGGAAACCATTCGCAGCATCCGCAAACCCGTGATTGCCGCCGTCAGCGGCTTTGCACTGGGTGGCGGCTGCGAGCTGGCCATGATGTGCGACTTCATCATTGCCGCAGACACCGCCAAGTTCGGCCAGCCCGAAATCAAGCTGGGTGTGATCCCTGGCGCTGGCGGCACACAGCGCCTGCCCCGCGCCGTGGGCAAATCCAAGGCCATGGACATGGTGCTGACCTCCCGCATGATGGACGCCCACGAAGCCGAGCGTGCAGGCCTGGTCAGCCGCGTCGTGCCTTACGCGCAAATGATGGAAGAGACGCTGGGCGCCGCCATCATCATCAGCGGCTTCTCGCAGTTGGCTGTGATGGCCGCCAAGGAGTCCGTGAACCGCGCCTTTGAAGGCAGCTTGAATGATGGCGTGATGTTTGAGCGCCGCCTGTTCCAGGCGCTGTTTGCCACGCAGGACCAGAAGGAAGGCATGGACGCCTTCATGAACAAGCGCCCTGCCAACTTCACCCACCAGTAA
- a CDS encoding M61 family metallopeptidase — protein MTTVSHAPGIRYTVQASAVDAHLFDVQLHITKPAADQLLSLPVWIPGSYLVREFSKNLQSLSATQNGQPVPAEQLSKNQWKIACSADAECVISYQVCAYDTSVRTAWLDRRRGFFNGTSLCLRVHGQESQPHALELLSSAATEDWQVATGLTPARVNANGFGLYTAAHYDELVDCPVEMGQFWRGSFVAGGVPHEFVVAGAAPSFDGERLLADTQKICETEIAFWHVDGSQPPMDRYVFMLNVVDDNYGGLEHRNSTALICGRRDLPRKGEAKAGEGYNTLLGLISHEYFHTWNVKRLRPAEFARYDYEQENYTELLWFFEGFTSYYDDLFLRRAGLIDSALYLKLITRTINQVLQTPGRHVQSVAESSFDAWVKYYRQDENTANHTVSYYTKGSLVALCLDLTLRNNAGDKGRSSLDDVMRGLWRKSEGGPINEADVLAVVTELGNADIAQQLKDWVHSTNDLPLRELLAQHGISTKVEPAQLAQKLGLRVQENHSVQIKTVLRDGPAEQAGMMAGDEWLALEADGQCWRIGKLDDVLLYAGGSNQVTAWVARDRLMLELPLNLSPLPAKTASEDADSAKTISNLGLEISDKTAAERWLTGVSE, from the coding sequence ATGACGACCGTTTCCCATGCCCCCGGCATTCGCTACACCGTGCAGGCCAGCGCGGTAGATGCTCATCTTTTTGATGTTCAGCTGCACATCACAAAGCCTGCAGCCGACCAGCTTCTGTCGCTGCCTGTGTGGATTCCCGGCAGCTATCTGGTGCGCGAGTTCTCCAAGAACCTGCAAAGCCTGAGCGCCACCCAAAACGGGCAGCCCGTTCCCGCAGAGCAGCTCAGCAAAAATCAATGGAAAATTGCCTGTAGCGCAGATGCAGAATGCGTTATCAGCTATCAAGTTTGCGCTTACGACACCTCGGTTCGTACCGCCTGGCTGGACCGCCGCCGTGGCTTTTTCAACGGCACCAGCCTGTGCCTGCGCGTGCACGGCCAAGAAAGCCAGCCCCATGCGCTGGAGCTGCTGAGCAGCGCCGCCACCGAGGACTGGCAAGTCGCCACCGGCCTGACGCCAGCCCGAGTCAATGCCAACGGCTTTGGCCTCTACACCGCCGCCCATTACGACGAGCTGGTGGACTGCCCAGTGGAAATGGGCCAGTTCTGGCGCGGCAGCTTTGTGGCTGGCGGCGTGCCGCACGAGTTTGTGGTGGCCGGTGCCGCCCCCAGCTTTGATGGCGAGCGCCTGCTGGCCGACACCCAAAAGATTTGCGAAACCGAAATCGCTTTCTGGCATGTCGATGGCAGCCAGCCGCCCATGGATCGCTATGTCTTCATGCTCAATGTGGTGGACGACAACTACGGCGGGCTGGAGCACCGCAACAGCACCGCCCTGATCTGCGGCCGCCGCGACCTGCCGCGCAAGGGTGAGGCCAAGGCTGGCGAGGGCTACAACACCCTGCTGGGCCTGATCAGCCACGAGTACTTTCACACCTGGAACGTCAAGCGCCTGCGCCCGGCGGAATTTGCCCGCTACGACTACGAGCAGGAAAACTACACCGAGCTGCTGTGGTTCTTTGAAGGCTTCACCAGCTACTACGACGACCTGTTCCTGCGCCGCGCCGGGCTCATCGACAGCGCCCTGTACCTCAAGCTCATCACCCGCACCATCAATCAGGTGCTGCAGACGCCGGGTCGCCATGTGCAGTCCGTAGCCGAGTCCAGCTTTGACGCATGGGTCAAGTACTACCGCCAGGACGAAAACACGGCCAACCACACGGTCAGCTACTACACCAAGGGCTCGCTGGTGGCGCTATGCCTTGATCTGACCCTGCGCAATAACGCTGGAGACAAGGGCCGCAGCAGCCTTGACGATGTGATGCGCGGCCTGTGGCGCAAAAGCGAAGGCGGCCCCATCAACGAAGCCGATGTGCTGGCCGTGGTGACCGAACTGGGCAATGCCGACATCGCCCAGCAACTGAAAGACTGGGTGCACTCCACCAACGATCTGCCGCTGCGCGAGCTGCTGGCCCAGCATGGCATCAGCACCAAGGTGGAACCCGCCCAGCTGGCGCAAAAACTGGGCCTGCGCGTGCAGGAGAACCACAGCGTGCAGATCAAGACCGTGCTGCGCGACGGCCCTGCCGAGCAGGCTGGCATGATGGCGGGCGACGAATGGCTGGCCCTTGAGGCAGACGGCCAGTGCTGGCGTATCGGCAAACTGGACGATGTGTTGCTGTACGCAGGCGGCTCCAATCAAGTCACCGCCTGGGTCGCGCGCGACCGGTTGATGCTTGAGCTGCCACTGAACCTGAGCCCGCTACCAGCCAAAACCGCCAGCGAGGATGCAGATAGCGCCAAGACCATCAGCAATCTGGGACTGGAGATCAGCGACAAAACCGCTGCAGAGCGCTGGCTGACGGGCGTTTCCGAATAA
- a CDS encoding DsbC family protein: MKLVACLLAAASLTFGLNVHAQDANLKKTLTERIPQLEKIDEVRATPMSGLYEVRVGTDIFYTDAKGNYLIQGELIDTKARRNLTEDRMTQLTAVDFKQLPLKDAITIVHGKGERKMAVFEDPNCGYCKRFEKDLQSVDNVTIYLFLYPILSPDSAEKSRNIWCAKDQAKAWHEQMLNSKNASAVQCDTAAIQRNLAFGRKYKITGTPTVVFSNNVRVPGAISAAEVEKHLAAAK; encoded by the coding sequence ATGAAACTTGTTGCCTGCCTTCTGGCTGCTGCCAGCCTGACCTTCGGCCTGAATGTTCACGCCCAGGATGCCAACCTCAAAAAGACACTGACCGAGCGCATTCCTCAGCTCGAAAAAATCGACGAGGTCCGCGCCACCCCCATGTCAGGCCTGTATGAAGTACGCGTGGGCACGGACATTTTCTATACCGATGCCAAGGGCAACTATCTGATTCAGGGCGAGCTGATCGACACCAAGGCGCGCCGCAATCTGACTGAAGACCGCATGACCCAGCTGACGGCTGTGGACTTCAAGCAGCTGCCGCTCAAGGACGCCATCACCATCGTGCATGGCAAGGGCGAGCGCAAGATGGCCGTGTTTGAAGACCCGAACTGCGGCTACTGCAAGCGCTTTGAAAAAGACCTACAAAGCGTGGATAACGTCACCATCTACCTCTTCCTCTACCCCATACTGAGCCCCGACTCCGCCGAGAAGTCGCGTAACATCTGGTGCGCCAAGGATCAGGCCAAGGCCTGGCATGAGCAGATGCTGAACAGCAAGAATGCCTCCGCCGTGCAGTGCGATACCGCAGCCATCCAGCGCAATCTGGCCTTTGGCCGCAAGTACAAGATCACCGGCACTCCTACCGTCGTGTTCTCCAACAATGTGCGCGTCCCCGGTGCTATTTCTGCCGCCGAGGTGGAAAAGCATCTGGCTGCTGCCAAGTAA